From one Streptomyces sp. R41 genomic stretch:
- a CDS encoding protease inhibitor: protein MPTTARWAATLTLTATAVCGPMVGSAHAAPSLGPSGLYAPSALVLTTGHGNSAATVTPERAVTLNCAPTASGTHPAAGLACAELRGAGGDFDALTVRDGAFCTKQFDPVVVTVDGVWQGKRVSYERTFANECVKNSYGMTVFTF from the coding sequence ATGCCGACCACCGCGCGCTGGGCAGCGACTCTCACCCTGACGGCCACCGCCGTCTGTGGACCCATGGTCGGGTCCGCCCACGCGGCCCCGAGCCTCGGTCCGTCCGGGCTCTACGCCCCCTCGGCCCTGGTGCTCACCACCGGCCACGGCAACAGCGCGGCCACCGTCACTCCGGAACGGGCGGTCACCCTGAACTGCGCCCCGACCGCCTCCGGCACCCACCCCGCCGCCGGCCTGGCCTGCGCCGAACTCCGTGGAGCCGGCGGCGACTTCGACGCCTTGACCGTCAGAGACGGGGCCTTCTGTACGAAGCAGTTCGACCCCGTGGTCGTCACCGTCGACGGCGTCTGGCAGGGCAAGCGCGTCTCGTACGAGCGCACCTTCGCCAACGAGTGCGTGAAGAACTCCTACGGGATGACGGTCTTCACGTTCTGA
- a CDS encoding cyclase family protein: MESWLDLSVPLVTGMPVYPGDPQVEVDRALRVAEHGVNVLRLHMGSQSGTHVDAPYHVDEAWPTLDELPLERFAGPAVVADVRGLPARAPITPDLLAPALALLRLWPGAILLLATGWSAYWGTDHYLAHPWLTPEAAQAVVNAGVRTVGIDALSVDPTGGTDLPAHRILCGTEGVIAENLTHLGHVADAQAAGSLVEVFLFPLHLPGADGAPVRATARIGGRAGLA, translated from the coding sequence ATGGAGTCCTGGCTCGATCTCTCCGTCCCCCTGGTCACCGGGATGCCCGTCTATCCCGGTGACCCGCAGGTGGAAGTGGACCGCGCGCTGCGGGTCGCCGAGCACGGCGTCAACGTCCTGCGGCTGCACATGGGTTCGCAGTCCGGAACGCATGTCGACGCGCCGTACCACGTGGACGAGGCATGGCCCACGTTGGACGAACTGCCGCTGGAGCGGTTCGCGGGGCCCGCGGTCGTCGCCGACGTCCGCGGCCTCCCGGCGCGGGCCCCGATCACCCCCGACCTGCTCGCGCCCGCGCTGGCCCTCCTGCGCCTGTGGCCCGGCGCGATCCTCCTGCTGGCCACCGGCTGGTCGGCGTACTGGGGAACGGACCACTACCTGGCGCATCCCTGGCTCACACCCGAGGCGGCCCAGGCCGTCGTCAACGCGGGCGTCCGCACCGTCGGCATCGACGCGCTGAGCGTGGACCCCACGGGCGGCACCGATCTTCCGGCCCACCGCATCCTGTGCGGCACGGAAGGCGTGATCGCCGAGAACCTGACGCATCTAGGCCACGTCGCCGACGCGCAGGCTGCGGGCAGCCTGGTGGAGGTGTTCCTCTTCCCGCTGCACCTGCCCGGGGCGGACGGAGCCCCGGTCCGGGCGACGGCACGCATCGGGGGCCGGGCGGGGTTGGCGTAG
- a CDS encoding bifunctional phosphatase PAP2/diacylglycerol kinase family protein: MRVLGELDQRLFTRVAAARVPGADPALRRLSHSADHGRLWLGTAAGLAAIGGHRARRAALRGVGSLALASLTVNTVVKWSARRPRPLLDLVPQIRHLRHQPQTTSFPSGHSASAAAFATAVALESTRYGAMVAPLAATVAFSRVYVGVHYPGDVLAGVAIGAGAAALTCRWWPPRATAPERERPAAHAPALPRGEGLVVFVNSRAGTGAPAAPLPHVERLRALLPGAELIERGPGDDFAALLAEAADRASRAGGALGVCGGDGSVNAAARAAAERGLALAVFPGGTLNHFAQDVGVPDFEDTAVAVAQGEAVAVDFGVARSGAGQDVRFLNTFSIGLYPELVRLREHLEERWGKWPAAAFALIRVLRTATPIELSVNGHPRRLWLLFAGNGRYVPEGFAPAFRPRLDDGLLDLRLVDGDHRLARTRVIASALVGGLRHSRVYSAEHVPWVQLEGLAGADSLAYDGEVAVGSSELRLEKAHRALVVYRPAQPQNELAQQARLAADTARYRRRTRQSATGDAGDAGGAGDAGQG, from the coding sequence ATGCGTGTACTCGGCGAGCTGGACCAGCGGCTGTTCACACGGGTGGCCGCCGCGCGGGTGCCCGGAGCCGATCCGGCGCTGCGGCGGCTCAGCCACTCCGCCGACCACGGGCGCCTGTGGCTGGGAACGGCGGCCGGGCTCGCGGCGATCGGCGGACACCGGGCCAGAAGAGCGGCACTGCGCGGTGTGGGCTCGCTCGCCCTGGCCTCGCTGACCGTCAACACCGTCGTGAAGTGGAGCGCCCGGCGCCCCCGCCCGCTGCTGGACCTCGTACCGCAGATCCGGCACCTCAGGCATCAGCCGCAGACCACGTCCTTCCCTTCCGGGCACTCCGCCTCCGCCGCGGCCTTCGCCACCGCAGTGGCCCTGGAGTCCACCCGCTACGGCGCCATGGTCGCGCCACTCGCCGCCACGGTCGCCTTCTCACGCGTCTACGTGGGCGTGCACTACCCGGGGGACGTGCTGGCCGGTGTGGCGATCGGGGCCGGAGCCGCCGCGCTCACCTGCCGTTGGTGGCCACCGCGCGCGACTGCCCCGGAGCGGGAACGCCCCGCGGCACACGCGCCCGCGCTGCCCCGTGGCGAGGGACTGGTCGTCTTCGTCAACAGCCGGGCCGGCACCGGCGCGCCCGCCGCGCCGTTGCCGCACGTCGAGCGGCTGCGCGCACTGCTGCCCGGGGCCGAGCTGATCGAGCGCGGCCCCGGCGACGACTTCGCCGCGCTGCTCGCCGAGGCCGCCGACCGGGCCTCGAGGGCGGGCGGCGCGCTGGGCGTGTGCGGAGGCGACGGCAGCGTCAACGCCGCGGCCCGTGCGGCGGCCGAACGGGGGCTCGCGCTGGCGGTGTTCCCCGGCGGCACCCTCAATCACTTCGCCCAGGACGTGGGCGTACCCGACTTCGAGGACACCGCCGTCGCGGTCGCCCAGGGCGAGGCGGTGGCCGTGGACTTCGGTGTGGCGAGATCGGGGGCCGGGCAGGACGTGCGGTTCCTCAACACCTTCAGCATCGGCCTCTACCCCGAACTCGTCCGGCTGCGCGAGCATTTGGAGGAGCGGTGGGGCAAGTGGCCCGCCGCGGCCTTCGCTCTCATCCGGGTGCTGCGCACCGCGACCCCCATCGAGCTGAGCGTCAACGGTCACCCGCGCCGGCTGTGGCTGCTCTTCGCGGGCAACGGCCGCTACGTGCCCGAGGGCTTCGCCCCTGCCTTCCGGCCGCGCCTGGACGACGGACTGCTCGACCTGCGGCTGGTCGACGGCGACCACCGGCTCGCGCGCACCCGCGTCATCGCCTCCGCGCTCGTCGGGGGGCTCCGCCACTCCCGGGTGTACAGCGCCGAACACGTCCCGTGGGTGCAGTTGGAGGGTCTCGCCGGTGCGGACAGCCTCGCGTACGACGGTGAAGTCGCCGTCGGCTCATCGGAGTTGAGGCTGGAGAAGGCGCACCGGGCCCTCGTCGTGTACCGGCCCGCGCAGCCGCAGAACGAGCTGGCTCAGCAGGCCCGCCTGGCCGCCGACACGGCCCGGTACCGGAGACGGACGAGACAGTCCGCCACTGGAGACGCGGGAGACGCCGGAGGTGCCGGAGACGCCGGACAAGGATGA
- a CDS encoding cytosine permease — protein MSENSPATASPSLTEVETYGVERIPDADRTASPLDLFRVAFGGANTFSTCVLGAFPILFGLSFWQGLAATLLGVVVGALILCPMAVFGPVNGTNNAVASSAHLGVHGRVVGSFLSLLTAIAFFSISVWSSGDALVGGAHRLFGLERSTLSYVVAYALFGALVLAVCVYGFRFMLFVNKIAVTSATVLFLLGAIAFAGDFDPSYAGVFTASADSATQALFWPSFIGSALIVLSNPVSFGAFLGDWSRYIPANAPRRKVVGAAFLSQIATLLPFVFGLATASIIATKAPKYVDPAAPDFVGGLLAISPSWFFLPVCLLALIGGMSTGTTSLYGTGLDFSSVFPRLSRVQATFLVGVLSIAFIFVGRFGFDLVQSISTFATMIITCTTPWMVVMILGFYTRRGWYDPDALQVFNRRQRGGRYWFTHGWNWRGMTAWWVSAVIGVLFTNIPGQFVGPLGDLANGIDISLPLSLAVAAVLFLALLRLFPEPRAVYGPEGARLARTVDVPVPPITGPGTETDGTQPVLAVESN, from the coding sequence TTGTCCGAGAACTCCCCCGCCACAGCGTCGCCGTCCCTCACCGAGGTGGAGACCTACGGCGTCGAGCGCATCCCCGACGCCGACCGCACCGCATCGCCGCTCGACCTGTTCAGGGTCGCCTTCGGCGGTGCGAACACCTTCTCCACCTGCGTCCTGGGGGCCTTCCCCATCCTCTTCGGCCTCTCCTTCTGGCAGGGGCTCGCGGCGACACTCCTCGGAGTCGTCGTCGGCGCGCTGATCCTGTGCCCGATGGCGGTGTTCGGCCCGGTCAACGGCACGAACAACGCGGTCGCCTCCTCCGCGCACCTGGGTGTGCACGGCCGAGTCGTCGGCTCGTTCCTCTCGCTTCTCACGGCCATCGCGTTCTTCTCGATCTCGGTGTGGAGCTCCGGCGACGCCCTGGTCGGCGGCGCGCACCGGCTGTTCGGCCTGGAGCGCAGCACGCTGTCGTACGTCGTCGCGTACGCACTGTTCGGCGCTCTGGTGCTCGCGGTGTGCGTGTACGGCTTCCGGTTCATGCTGTTCGTCAACAAGATCGCGGTGACCTCGGCGACCGTGCTGTTCCTGCTCGGCGCGATCGCCTTCGCCGGCGACTTCGACCCGTCGTACGCCGGTGTCTTCACGGCCTCCGCCGACTCGGCGACGCAGGCGCTGTTCTGGCCCTCCTTCATCGGCTCGGCGCTGATCGTGCTGTCGAACCCGGTCTCCTTCGGCGCCTTCCTGGGCGACTGGTCGCGCTACATCCCGGCGAACGCGCCGCGCCGCAAGGTCGTCGGCGCCGCGTTCCTCTCCCAGATCGCGACCCTGCTGCCGTTCGTCTTCGGACTCGCGACCGCGAGCATCATCGCGACCAAGGCTCCGAAGTACGTCGACCCGGCCGCCCCCGACTTCGTGGGCGGGCTGCTGGCCATCTCGCCGAGCTGGTTCTTCCTGCCGGTGTGTCTGCTCGCGCTGATCGGCGGCATGTCGACCGGAACGACGTCGCTGTACGGAACCGGGCTGGACTTCTCGTCGGTGTTCCCGCGTCTGTCGCGGGTCCAGGCGACCTTCCTGGTCGGCGTGTTGTCGATCGCGTTCATCTTCGTCGGGCGCTTCGGCTTCGACCTGGTGCAGTCCATCTCGACGTTCGCCACGATGATCATCACCTGCACGACTCCGTGGATGGTCGTGATGATCCTCGGCTTCTACACCCGGCGCGGCTGGTACGACCCGGACGCGCTCCAGGTCTTCAACCGCCGCCAGCGCGGCGGCCGTTACTGGTTCACACACGGCTGGAACTGGCGGGGCATGACCGCCTGGTGGGTGTCCGCGGTGATCGGTGTGCTGTTCACCAACATCCCCGGGCAGTTCGTCGGTCCGCTGGGCGACCTGGCGAACGGCATCGACATCAGCCTGCCGCTGTCGCTGGCCGTCGCCGCCGTCCTGTTCCTGGCCCTGCTGCGGCTCTTCCCCGAACCCCGGGCCGTCTACGGACCCGAGGGTGCGCGGCTGGCCCGTACGGTCGACGTGCCGGTGCCGCCGATCACCGGCCCCGGCACGGAGACCGACGGCACGCAGCCGGTGCTCGCCGTCGAGAGCAACTGA
- a CDS encoding MFS transporter, with the protein MSQTLTDGTRAGAVDAPPAEASKRRWLILAIIGIAQLMVVLDATIVNIALPSAQADLGFSDGNRQWIVTAYSLAFASLLLLGGRIADLFGRKPAFLIGVAGFAAASVLGGASTSFGMLVTARALQGVFGALLAPAALSLLNTTFTDARERAKAFSVYGAIAGAGGAVGLLLGGVLTDALDWRWTLFVNIVFAIVAFAGGWVLLTNHRDAANSKLDLPGTLLVSSGLFALVYGFSNAETHDWSSPATWGFLAAGGVLLTAFTWWQTRAKHPLLPMRVLLDRNRAASFLTVLITGAGMFGVFLFLTYYLQLNLGFSPTRTGVAFLPMMAALMVMAQVSTTMLVPRIGPKAVIPAGFAIAAVGMAWLTGIGLDSSFSTDVLPQLLLIGAGLGIVMPPAMSLATSGIAPEDAGVASATVNTMQQVGGSIGTALLNTLAASAATSYLSGKDATDKLVQAQSTIESYTTAFWWSAGFFVAGALIGFLLYRRGKLERAENGADAAPVVHM; encoded by the coding sequence ATGTCTCAGACCCTGACCGACGGCACCCGAGCGGGCGCGGTCGACGCACCGCCCGCAGAGGCGTCGAAGCGGCGCTGGCTGATCCTCGCGATCATCGGCATCGCGCAGCTGATGGTGGTCCTCGACGCCACCATCGTGAACATCGCCCTGCCGTCCGCCCAGGCGGATCTGGGCTTCTCCGACGGCAACCGGCAGTGGATCGTCACCGCGTACTCCCTGGCCTTCGCCTCGCTCCTCCTGCTCGGCGGGCGCATCGCGGACCTCTTCGGGCGCAAGCCCGCCTTCCTGATCGGTGTCGCCGGTTTCGCCGCGGCCTCCGTGCTCGGTGGCGCGTCCACCAGCTTCGGGATGCTGGTCACCGCCCGCGCCCTCCAGGGCGTCTTCGGCGCGCTCCTCGCGCCCGCCGCGCTCTCGCTGCTGAACACGACCTTCACCGACGCCAGGGAACGCGCCAAGGCGTTCAGCGTGTACGGCGCGATCGCCGGCGCCGGTGGCGCGGTGGGTCTGCTGCTCGGCGGTGTGCTGACCGACGCGCTCGACTGGCGCTGGACACTGTTCGTCAACATCGTCTTCGCGATCGTCGCCTTCGCCGGTGGCTGGGTGCTGCTGACCAATCACCGTGACGCGGCGAACTCCAAGCTCGACCTGCCGGGCACGCTGCTGGTCTCCTCCGGTCTCTTCGCCCTGGTCTACGGCTTCTCCAACGCCGAGACGCACGACTGGAGTTCGCCCGCCACCTGGGGCTTCCTGGCCGCGGGCGGTGTCCTGCTGACCGCGTTCACCTGGTGGCAGACCCGGGCCAAGCACCCGCTGCTGCCCATGCGCGTACTGCTCGACCGCAACCGCGCCGCCTCGTTCCTCACCGTCCTGATCACCGGCGCGGGCATGTTCGGCGTCTTCCTCTTCCTCACCTACTACCTGCAGCTGAACCTGGGCTTCAGTCCGACCAGGACCGGCGTCGCCTTCCTGCCGATGATGGCGGCCCTGATGGTCATGGCCCAGGTCTCCACCACGATGCTGGTGCCGCGGATCGGGCCGAAGGCCGTCATCCCCGCGGGCTTCGCGATCGCCGCGGTGGGCATGGCATGGCTGACCGGCATCGGCCTCGACTCGTCCTTCTCGACCGACGTACTGCCGCAGTTGCTCCTGATCGGCGCGGGCCTCGGCATCGTGATGCCGCCGGCCATGTCGCTGGCCACCAGCGGAATCGCCCCGGAGGACGCCGGTGTCGCCTCCGCGACCGTCAACACCATGCAGCAGGTGGGCGGTTCGATCGGTACGGCGCTGCTGAACACTCTCGCCGCGAGCGCCGCGACGAGCTATCTGTCCGGCAAGGACGCGACCGACAAGCTGGTCCAGGCCCAGTCGACGATCGAGAGCTACACCACCGCCTTCTGGTGGTCGGCCGGCTTCTTCGTCGCGGGCGCGCTGATCGGCTTCCTGCTCTACCGCCGCGGGAAGCTGGAGCGGGCCGAGAACGGTGCGGACGCCGCTCCGGTCGTCCACATGTGA
- a CDS encoding Ppx/GppA family phosphatase produces MRVSVLDVGSNTVRLVVADAEGGLPLPVHTAKWRLRLSERMAHGGPIPDEAVGQLVEAVRAAGGMAQRWGAAGPLAFATTVVRNAPNRQEVLRAVRAETGVRLCTLPGEVEAELTFLGARRWMGWRSGPLALLDIGGGSLEVAFGRGRLPDFVASLPLGAGRLTREFFEGQDPPSEESVKALRRNVRHQLRDVAARIRWEGPRTAVATSRTFQQLARLCGASPGRHGPFVERELHRADLRGSLDRLARLTAAERALLPGISAPRAAQSLAGAVVGHTAMKLTGLKKVSICPWAIREGILLRHMEEGGSWWADITRHSDEAAQPSGGAHLRIATPVR; encoded by the coding sequence ATGCGGGTGAGTGTGCTGGATGTGGGGTCGAACACGGTGCGGCTCGTGGTGGCGGATGCCGAGGGCGGGCTGCCGCTGCCGGTGCACACCGCCAAGTGGCGGCTGCGACTGTCCGAGCGGATGGCGCACGGTGGCCCGATCCCCGACGAGGCGGTGGGGCAACTGGTCGAGGCTGTGCGTGCGGCGGGCGGCATGGCCCAACGATGGGGCGCGGCGGGCCCGTTGGCCTTCGCGACCACCGTGGTGCGCAACGCCCCGAACCGTCAGGAGGTGCTGCGCGCCGTACGCGCGGAGACCGGAGTGCGGCTGTGCACTCTGCCGGGCGAGGTGGAGGCCGAGCTCACGTTCCTCGGGGCGCGCCGCTGGATGGGCTGGCGTTCGGGGCCACTCGCGCTCCTCGACATCGGCGGCGGTTCGCTGGAGGTTGCGTTCGGCCGGGGCAGGCTGCCGGACTTCGTGGCGTCGCTGCCGCTCGGCGCGGGCCGGCTCACCCGCGAGTTCTTCGAGGGCCAGGACCCGCCGTCGGAGGAGAGCGTCAAGGCGCTGCGCCGCAACGTACGCCATCAGCTGCGGGACGTGGCCGCACGGATCCGGTGGGAGGGGCCGCGCACCGCCGTGGCGACCTCACGGACCTTCCAGCAGCTGGCGCGGTTGTGCGGCGCATCGCCCGGACGTCACGGCCCGTTCGTGGAACGGGAGTTGCACCGGGCGGACTTACGCGGCTCACTCGACCGCCTGGCCCGGCTCACGGCCGCGGAGCGTGCGCTGCTGCCGGGCATCTCGGCGCCACGGGCCGCCCAGAGCCTGGCCGGTGCGGTGGTCGGGCACACGGCGATGAAACTGACGGGCCTGAAGAAGGTCTCCATCTGCCCCTGGGCCATCCGCGAGGGCATCCTGCTGCGGCACATGGAGGAGGGCGGTTCGTGGTGGGCGGACATCACCCGGCACAGCGACGAGGCCGCGCAGCCGTCCGGTGGGGCCCATCTGCGCATCGCGACCCCGGTGCGCTGA
- a CDS encoding isoprenylcysteine carboxylmethyltransferase family protein: MRRSAAAVGSSLFLVLAPGTVAVLLPWWLTGWRAGHWWLPVRVLGLVPLVAGAVVLLSAFARFVAEGLGTPAPVAPTEHLVVGGLYRHVRNPMYVAVVAAIAGQALLLARPVLLGYGAIAGLVMAAFARWYEEPELIDRFGAEYERYRRAVPGWWPRLRPWRAPE; this comes from the coding sequence ATGCGCAGATCCGCGGCGGCGGTCGGCAGCTCGCTCTTCCTGGTGCTCGCTCCCGGCACCGTGGCCGTCCTCCTCCCCTGGTGGCTGACCGGCTGGCGGGCCGGCCACTGGTGGCTGCCCGTGCGCGTGCTGGGCTTGGTGCCACTGGTCGCGGGCGCGGTGGTCCTGCTGTCCGCCTTCGCGCGGTTCGTCGCCGAGGGCCTCGGCACCCCGGCGCCGGTCGCGCCCACGGAGCACCTGGTCGTGGGCGGGCTCTACCGGCATGTCCGCAATCCGATGTACGTGGCCGTCGTCGCGGCGATCGCCGGGCAGGCCCTGCTGCTCGCCCGGCCGGTACTCCTGGGGTACGGCGCGATCGCGGGGCTCGTGATGGCGGCGTTCGCGCGCTGGTACGAGGAACCGGAACTGATCGACAGATTCGGCGCGGAGTACGAGCGCTACCGACGAGCGGTGCCCGGCTGGTGGCCCAGGCTCCGCCCCTGGCGCGCCCCGGAGTGA
- a CDS encoding STAS domain-containing protein, translating into MPPESRDRAADPPEGTAAESGPPPANAYARSFRRGSFTVVEVCGEMDIATADFLAEHLVAATTGPGPDVLVDLRRVDFFDCSGLRVLCRADTRARERGGRLRIVCDHPRIHRLLHASGLLDRFPPLPEPP; encoded by the coding sequence ATGCCGCCGGAGTCCCGCGATCGTGCCGCCGATCCTCCCGAGGGCACGGCTGCCGAATCCGGGCCGCCTCCGGCCAATGCCTACGCAAGGAGCTTTCGGCGCGGCTCGTTCACCGTGGTCGAGGTCTGCGGCGAGATGGACATCGCGACGGCGGATTTCCTGGCCGAGCACCTGGTGGCCGCTACCACCGGCCCCGGGCCGGACGTGCTGGTCGATCTGCGCCGGGTCGACTTCTTCGACTGCTCCGGCCTGCGGGTGCTGTGCCGCGCGGACACCCGAGCGCGGGAACGTGGCGGGCGCCTCCGCATCGTCTGCGACCACCCTCGCATCCACCGTCTGCTGCACGCCTCGGGCCTGCTCGACCGTTTCCCACCGCTGCCGGAACCGCCCTGA
- a CDS encoding SRPBCC family protein, whose translation MSAEPIALTGTYLTLDDGRPAVRFSRTYDHPVDRVWQFVTDPDELAEWFPSRAEIELRPGGTITFSGDPNMEESTGRVIAVDAPRHLSVEWGGDELHFDLEALDEKRTHFTLTNVLVAENTAARNGAGWEVCLAALDAKARGERFEGPHAGAGAPWKEIYRGYIEAGVPSGAPVPGLD comes from the coding sequence ATGTCCGCCGAACCCATCGCCCTGACGGGCACCTACCTCACCCTCGACGACGGGCGCCCCGCCGTCCGCTTCAGCCGGACCTACGACCACCCCGTCGACCGCGTCTGGCAGTTCGTGACCGACCCGGACGAGCTGGCCGAGTGGTTCCCGTCCCGCGCCGAGATCGAACTGCGGCCCGGCGGCACCATCACGTTCAGCGGCGATCCGAACATGGAGGAGTCGACGGGGCGCGTCATCGCGGTCGACGCGCCGCGCCACCTCTCCGTCGAATGGGGCGGCGACGAGCTGCACTTCGACCTCGAAGCCCTGGACGAGAAGCGCACGCACTTCACGCTGACCAACGTGCTGGTGGCGGAGAACACCGCCGCGCGCAACGGGGCGGGCTGGGAGGTGTGCCTGGCAGCCCTCGACGCGAAGGCGCGGGGCGAGCGCTTCGAAGGCCCGCACGCCGGTGCCGGTGCGCCCTGGAAGGAGATCTATCGCGGCTACATCGAGGCCGGCGTCCCCTCGGGCGCACCGGTCCCGGGCCTCGACTGA
- a CDS encoding ArsR/SmtB family transcription factor, translated as MSDASLWAALADSHRRAIVALLLERPRAVGEIVEACGLSQPSTSKHLRVLRDAGLVRVRQDAQRRVYALDPAPIAVLDAWLAPYRKLWNESLDALGRRLDEAVGEPSDDPEGLFANAEGLFPNTEEFFPIDEEPLLNDEAPSPKD; from the coding sequence ATGTCCGACGCCTCTCTCTGGGCCGCGCTCGCCGACTCGCACCGCCGCGCGATCGTCGCGCTGCTCCTGGAGCGGCCGCGAGCCGTCGGTGAGATCGTCGAGGCGTGCGGTCTGAGTCAGCCGAGCACCTCGAAGCATCTGCGAGTGCTGCGGGACGCGGGACTCGTGCGGGTACGGCAGGACGCGCAGCGCCGTGTCTACGCCCTCGACCCCGCGCCGATCGCCGTGCTCGACGCCTGGCTGGCCCCGTACCGCAAGCTGTGGAACGAGAGCCTCGACGCCCTCGGCCGTCGCCTGGACGAGGCGGTGGGGGAGCCGTCGGACGACCCCGAAGGACTCTTCGCGAACGCCGAAGGACTCTTCCCGAACACCGAAGAATTCTTCCCGATCGACGAAGAGCCCCTCCTGAACGACGAAGCCCCCTCCCCGAAGGACTGA
- a CDS encoding TIGR03668 family PPOX class F420-dependent oxidoreductase, which yields MPDMDEDEARRRFLTARVARLATVDAEGRPHLVPVVFAQHGVCARYGDFARRGDEIVTAVDRKPKRSARLKRLRNIAAHPAVCLLVDAYDEDWDRLWWVRADGDARILPPDASEFRVRDEYAAAIALLREKYAPYRSQPPDGPVIAITVHRWHGWRAAREADRPG from the coding sequence GTGCCGGACATGGACGAGGACGAGGCGCGCCGCCGGTTTCTGACGGCACGGGTGGCGCGCCTGGCGACGGTGGACGCCGAGGGGCGCCCCCACTTGGTGCCGGTCGTGTTCGCGCAGCACGGCGTCTGCGCGCGGTACGGCGATTTCGCGCGGCGCGGCGATGAGATCGTCACCGCCGTCGACCGGAAGCCCAAGAGATCAGCGCGACTGAAGCGGCTGCGCAACATCGCCGCCCACCCGGCCGTCTGCCTGCTCGTGGACGCGTACGACGAGGACTGGGACCGGCTGTGGTGGGTACGGGCGGACGGCGACGCCCGTATCCTGCCGCCCGACGCGTCGGAGTTCCGCGTCCGGGACGAGTACGCCGCGGCGATCGCCCTGCTGCGGGAGAAGTACGCGCCGTACCGCTCGCAGCCACCGGACGGCCCGGTGATCGCGATCACCGTCCACCGGTGGCACGGCTGGCGCGCCGCACGGGAGGCCGACCGGCCCGGCTGA
- a CDS encoding LLM class F420-dependent oxidoreductase — protein MKFGVSTFLTDEGIGPAALGPALEERGFDALLLAEHTHIPVKRETPYPAGGDLPRVYYRTLDPFVALAAVASVTRELLLGTGIALVVERDPIITAKEVASLDLVSGGRAVFGVGAGWNREEMRNHGTDPAKRGRLMDERIRAIIELWTKDEAGFHGEFVDFDPVYSWPKPVQQPYPPLWVGGNSDRAFARVAEYGTAWMPSGVPPKELGARIDRMREIAGDRPAVVVYAARHDRESLDIYAELGVERVLLYLPTRPKDQTLGTLDELAEAASAYR, from the coding sequence ATGAAGTTCGGGGTGTCGACGTTTCTCACCGACGAGGGCATCGGTCCGGCGGCGCTCGGACCGGCCCTGGAGGAGCGCGGGTTCGACGCGCTGCTGCTGGCCGAGCACACGCACATTCCGGTGAAGCGGGAGACGCCGTACCCGGCAGGGGGTGATCTGCCGCGCGTGTACTACCGCACGCTCGACCCGTTCGTGGCACTCGCCGCGGTCGCCTCCGTGACCCGCGAACTGCTCCTGGGCACCGGGATCGCGCTGGTGGTCGAGCGTGATCCGATCATCACCGCGAAGGAAGTGGCCAGCCTCGATCTGGTCTCCGGCGGCCGTGCCGTGTTCGGTGTCGGCGCCGGCTGGAACCGGGAGGAGATGCGCAACCACGGGACGGATCCGGCCAAGCGCGGCCGACTGATGGACGAGCGGATCCGCGCGATCATCGAACTGTGGACCAAGGACGAGGCCGGGTTCCACGGCGAGTTCGTCGACTTCGACCCGGTCTACAGCTGGCCCAAGCCGGTCCAGCAGCCGTACCCACCGCTCTGGGTCGGCGGCAACAGCGACCGCGCCTTCGCCCGCGTCGCCGAGTACGGGACGGCGTGGATGCCCAGCGGCGTACCGCCCAAGGAGCTCGGCGCGCGGATCGACCGCATGCGCGAGATCGCCGGTGACCGGCCGGCCGTGGTGGTGTACGCGGCCCGGCACGACCGTGAGTCCCTCGACATCTACGCGGAACTCGGCGTCGAACGCGTACTGCTCTATCTGCCGACCCGGCCGAAGGACCAGACGCTGGGCACGCTGGACGAGCTGGCCGAAGCCGCGTCCGCCTACCGCTGA